From the genome of Nicotiana sylvestris chromosome 2, ASM39365v2, whole genome shotgun sequence, one region includes:
- the LOC138886122 gene encoding uncharacterized protein, translating to MSGFQTVEASLDVVTGILTVQSHDVYALIDPSSTLSYVTPFVAMEFGIESYQLHDPFSVSTPVGESITVARVYRGCVVMVQGRDTTADLIELGMVDFDVIMGIDWLYSCFAKLDCWT from the coding sequence atgagtggttTCCAGACTGTAGAGGCTTCtctagatgttgttacaggtattctgactgtccaatctcatgatgtgtatgcacttattgaccccagttccaccttgtcctatgttaccccttttgttgctatggaatttgggatagaatCGTATCAGCTTCATGATCCATTTTCGGTGTCTACTCCAGTGGGTGAGTCTATTACAGTTGCTCGAGTTTATAGAGGTTGTGTTGTTATGGTACAGGGTAGGGATACCACGGCCGATCTTATTGAATTAgggatggtcgattttgatgtaataatgggaatagattggctttattcatgctttgccaaacttgattgtTGGACTTGA